CACCGCCCGCCCGGCGGAGGCTGCCGCCGGCACGAGCGAGGCCGTCGCGCCCGACGTACGCCGACGCGGGGCCGGGACGGACGCATCGGCCGCGGACACTCCCGCCGTCCCGAGCGCATGACGGCGTCACCCGGCCACCGGCTCGAGCGTCGCGGCGCAACCCGTCGCTCAGGCGCGGGGAGGCAGTGAGTAGGTCACGGACGCGTGGGCGATCGGCTCGGCGCGGCCGTCGCTGGCCAGCACGACCCGGCCGACGGCGAGTCGCCTGCCGACCTTGAGCAGCTCGCAGTCGGCCACCACGTCGCGCGGCTCCGGCCGGCGCAGGAAGTCGATGTGCAAGCTCGTCGTCACCGCGAGCGCGACCGGCCCGACGACCGCCAGGATCGCGACGTAGGTGGCCAGGTCGGCCAGCGCCATCAGCGTCGGCCCGGACACCGTGCCGCCGGGGCGAAGGTGCGCGTCGCCCACCGGCTGGCGG
The Deltaproteobacteria bacterium genome window above contains:
- a CDS encoding PaaI family thioesterase, which translates into the protein MTRPAMDVAAIEALLADQFPQAVASGAVIEAAGGGRARVRQPVGDAHLRPGGTVSGPTLMALADLATYVAILAVVGPVALAVTTSLHIDFLRRPEPRDVVADCELLKVGRRLAVGRVVLASDGRAEPIAHASVTYSLPPRA